In Calothrix sp. PCC 7507, one DNA window encodes the following:
- a CDS encoding efflux RND transporter periplasmic adaptor subunit, whose product MTSPEPQTDSQESSPQTLLEASVNKGRQLRLWLAVLLLIVGATAVVWRSLIFKDSAASNPNAQQGIRVQLSPVQTGIIEDSSDFIASLESRYSIKVQPSIQGQVTQILLKLGDPVVKGTAIIEVNPRQQQAAVNGIDVATTQVAQVQLENARATLQSLQAEKLSNLTDVRLNQQDYERYASLAEQGAVPRRMVDQYANKLATTKAKLRTIDTRIQSLQAAVLQAKTSLQQSQVNTQVLQYYKIIAPFNGTIGDIPVKVGDFINPATPIATITQNQPLDVKISVPRERGVQLRRGIPVQVMDGQGQILGMSRVYSITFNPENNTQPILVKALLNNSQSLLKANQLVRARVIWNQQPGVLIPTTAVSRVAGATFVYVAQTETSPPGVSRLVARQKQVKLGKVRDNNYQVLAGLLPDEKIITSGLLNLKDGDAIAPE is encoded by the coding sequence ATGACATCCCCTGAACCACAAACTGATAGTCAAGAAAGTTCTCCACAAACATTATTAGAAGCATCTGTTAACAAAGGTCGGCAACTGAGGTTATGGTTAGCTGTACTATTACTAATTGTGGGTGCAACCGCTGTAGTTTGGCGATCGCTAATTTTTAAAGACTCAGCAGCCTCAAATCCTAACGCTCAACAAGGAATACGAGTCCAGTTGTCTCCAGTCCAAACCGGCATCATTGAAGATAGTTCAGATTTTATTGCTAGCCTAGAGTCTCGGTATTCTATCAAGGTGCAACCGAGTATTCAAGGACAAGTCACCCAGATACTCCTCAAATTAGGAGATCCAGTAGTTAAAGGTACAGCAATTATCGAAGTCAATCCCCGACAGCAACAAGCTGCAGTTAATGGGATTGATGTTGCAACTACTCAGGTAGCTCAAGTACAACTGGAAAATGCTCGCGCTACACTTCAATCTCTGCAAGCTGAAAAGTTATCTAACCTGACTGATGTGAGATTGAATCAGCAAGACTATGAAAGGTACGCCAGCCTCGCAGAACAAGGCGCAGTACCTCGGCGAATGGTAGATCAGTATGCCAATAAGCTAGCGACAACTAAAGCGAAACTGAGGACAATTGATACCAGGATTCAATCTTTGCAAGCTGCTGTGTTACAGGCAAAAACATCATTGCAGCAGTCTCAGGTAAATACACAAGTCCTTCAATACTACAAAATTATTGCTCCTTTCAATGGCACTATTGGCGATATCCCTGTCAAAGTGGGTGATTTCATTAATCCTGCTACACCAATAGCTACCATCACGCAAAACCAGCCTTTAGATGTAAAAATTTCTGTACCACGTGAGCGGGGAGTCCAATTACGTAGAGGAATACCAGTGCAGGTGATGGATGGACAAGGTCAAATATTGGGTATGAGTCGAGTATATTCGATTACTTTCAACCCTGAAAATAATACTCAGCCAATACTGGTTAAAGCACTTTTAAATAACTCCCAAAGTTTGCTCAAAGCAAATCAATTAGTGCGTGCTAGAGTGATTTGGAATCAGCAACCTGGTGTTTTAATCCCAACGACAGCCGTATCTCGTGTAGCGGGAGCGACTTTTGTTTATGTAGCACAAACAGAAACTTCTCCTCCTGGAGTTTCTCGATTAGTCGCTCGGCAAAAGCAGGTAAAGTTAGGTAAAGTCAGAGACAATAATTATCAAGTTCTCGCTGGATTGCTACCAGATGAAAAAATTATTACCTCAGGGTTGCTGAATCTTAAAGATGGTGATGCGATCGCTCCTGAGTAA
- a CDS encoding LysR substrate-binding domain-containing protein, with protein MAGMTLEQLRIFVAVAEHLHFTRAAEELYITQPAVSAAIQSLEQEYRVKLFHRIGRHIEIAEAGKLLKVEARKILDQVALTERGLRELNNLQRGELKLGASLTIGNYWLPSKISDFKSQYPGISVDCTLANAETICVGTAMGQFDLGLVEGDVKPSLQTTLEYEIMGSDRLQIVVGKTHPWFERGEIYLTELTQTPWVMREHGSGTQQRFEEALENWGINLNELNVILVFNSGEMAKAAIENGVGATGISELMVKKELQLGTLRAIRVIDNRDKRGISVEIVRPFFKLKHRQRFQTALSKTFEQTLISSLLDDTHKSSSMSVN; from the coding sequence ATGGCAGGGATGACGCTGGAACAGCTCAGAATCTTTGTAGCTGTGGCGGAACACCTACACTTTACTCGGGCGGCGGAAGAGCTTTATATTACCCAACCTGCTGTCAGTGCGGCGATCCAAAGCTTAGAGCAGGAGTACCGAGTAAAATTGTTCCATCGGATCGGTCGCCATATCGAGATTGCTGAGGCTGGCAAGTTACTCAAAGTGGAGGCGCGGAAAATTCTCGATCAAGTCGCCCTCACTGAAAGGGGATTGCGAGAATTAAACAATCTGCAGCGGGGTGAATTGAAATTAGGAGCTAGTCTGACAATTGGTAACTATTGGCTACCTAGTAAGATTAGTGATTTTAAGAGTCAATATCCCGGTATTTCCGTTGACTGTACTCTTGCCAATGCGGAAACGATTTGTGTAGGCACAGCAATGGGGCAGTTTGACTTGGGTTTGGTAGAAGGGGATGTGAAACCATCACTCCAGACTACTCTGGAGTATGAAATTATGGGCAGCGATCGCCTGCAAATTGTTGTTGGCAAAACACACCCGTGGTTTGAACGGGGAGAAATTTATTTAACAGAACTTACTCAAACCCCTTGGGTAATGCGAGAACACGGTTCTGGTACACAGCAAAGGTTTGAGGAAGCCTTAGAAAATTGGGGAATCAATCTCAATGAACTCAATGTAATTTTGGTATTCAACAGTGGTGAAATGGCAAAAGCTGCTATTGAAAACGGTGTGGGTGCAACAGGAATTTCTGAGTTGATGGTTAAAAAAGAACTACAACTGGGAACTCTGCGTGCCATCCGAGTTATTGATAACAGAGACAAACGTGGTATTAGTGTGGAGATAGTACGCCCTTTTTTCAAACTCAAGCATCGGCAGCGATTTCAAACTGCTCTCTCAAAAACATTTGAACAGACCTTGATATCATCTTTGTTGGATGACACACATAAAAGTTCATCAATGTCAGTCAATTAA
- a CDS encoding YidH family protein, whose amino-acid sequence MSKVNRYILGVRRSRTMQIVWKDICYHLGVFYRKAFLGIRVLLMRLTSKPTAETEDKKKLARLNPSRVRDHLANERTYLAWMRTAIALLGFGVVIVRLRAFQAPLVPRPGTGWMLGLVFSLVGLVTVWLSTGHYFAVRRDIEEDTYEPSDRWVLLFSLAIMILGSGVIYFVFTTPLDPLSSVIPE is encoded by the coding sequence ATGTCTAAGGTAAATCGATATATTTTAGGGGTGCGGCGATCGCGCACTATGCAAATAGTCTGGAAAGATATTTGCTACCATCTTGGCGTTTTTTATAGAAAAGCTTTCTTGGGAATCAGGGTATTATTGATGCGGTTAACATCCAAACCCACAGCCGAAACAGAAGATAAAAAAAAGCTAGCACGACTGAATCCGTCACGAGTGCGTGATCACTTAGCTAACGAACGCACCTACTTAGCCTGGATGCGAACAGCGATCGCCTTGTTGGGTTTTGGTGTTGTTATCGTTCGTCTGCGTGCCTTCCAAGCACCCTTAGTACCTCGTCCTGGCACCGGCTGGATGTTAGGTTTAGTATTCTCGCTAGTAGGCTTAGTAACGGTATGGCTCTCAACAGGTCACTATTTTGCCGTTCGTCGTGATATTGAAGAAGATACCTACGAACCATCAGATCGCTGGGTACTCTTGTTTAGTTTGGCGATTATGATTCTTGGTTCTGGAGTCATCTATTTTGTTTTTACAACTCCTTTAGACCCATTAAGTTCAGTGATACCCGAGTAA
- a CDS encoding metallophosphoesterase: MHWLFTGHLRVDKLTVKIANLPASLQGTRLVQLSDFHYDGLRLSEEMLEQAIALSNEAEPDLILLTGDYVTDDPTPIHQLVRRLKHLESRCGVYAVLGNHDIQLSHSKAEVTDAFTSIGIHVLWNQIAYPLGTELPLVGLADYWSQEFYPAPVMNQLNSAIPRIVLSHNPDTAMILQKWRVDLQLSGHTHGGHIVLPGIGPLVFHYKKLLKKLPIKWRRWVTFLLGDASKVVRYWEWAQGFHRVANNQLYVNRGLGTYRPGRLFCPPEVTVITLI; the protein is encoded by the coding sequence ATGCATTGGTTATTTACGGGACATTTAAGAGTAGATAAACTAACGGTTAAGATTGCAAATTTACCTGCATCTTTACAAGGTACAAGGCTTGTGCAACTATCAGATTTTCATTACGATGGTTTGCGGCTATCGGAAGAAATGTTAGAACAAGCGATCGCACTTAGCAACGAAGCAGAACCTGATTTAATTCTCTTAACCGGCGATTATGTCACAGATGATCCTACTCCCATTCACCAATTGGTACGACGACTCAAACATTTAGAAAGTCGCTGTGGTGTTTATGCGGTACTCGGAAACCATGACATACAACTCAGTCACTCCAAAGCAGAAGTTACAGATGCGTTTACTAGTATTGGAATTCATGTACTTTGGAATCAAATTGCTTATCCACTAGGCACAGAATTGCCATTGGTAGGACTAGCTGATTATTGGTCACAGGAATTTTATCCAGCACCAGTGATGAATCAACTAAATTCAGCTATACCCCGCATTGTTTTATCACACAATCCAGACACTGCGATGATATTGCAAAAATGGCGAGTAGATTTGCAACTATCAGGTCATACCCACGGTGGACATATCGTATTACCAGGGATTGGCCCTTTAGTTTTTCATTATAAAAAATTATTGAAAAAATTGCCCATCAAATGGCGGCGTTGGGTGACATTCTTGCTAGGAGACGCTTCTAAAGTCGTACGATATTGGGAATGGGCCCAGGGATTTCACCGTGTAGCTAACAATCAGTTATACGTCAATCGTGGCTTAGGAACTTATCGACCAGGTCGGTTATTTTGCCCACCAGAAGTAACTGTAATCACATTAATATAG
- a CDS encoding metallophosphoesterase: MHWLLSGPLSTERLTVKIADLPERLHGKKLVQMSDFHYDGLRLSEEMLERAIAVSNAAKPDLVLLTGDYVTTSPEPIHALVLRLKRLQSRAGIYAILGNHDIRHRHSQTEITAALNNIGIHVLWNQIAYPLGKELPIVGLADQCSQEFNPTSVMSQLDPATPRIVLSHNPDTAEILQAWRVDLQLSGHTHGGQIVIPGIGPVALYYKKIVRRIPTKIRRRIPGLRRDYSVLRHWEWSQGLHRVGDNQLYVNRGLGTYEPGRLFCPPEVTILTLQSA, from the coding sequence ATGCACTGGTTATTATCTGGACCGTTGAGTACGGAGAGATTAACGGTTAAGATTGCAGATTTGCCTGAACGTTTACATGGTAAGAAACTGGTGCAGATGTCCGATTTTCATTATGACGGTTTGCGGCTGTCAGAAGAAATGCTAGAACGAGCGATCGCAGTTAGCAACGCCGCTAAACCAGATTTAGTTCTCTTGACAGGCGACTATGTAACCACCAGCCCAGAACCAATTCACGCCCTAGTGCTGCGACTCAAACGTCTACAAAGTCGCGCCGGTATTTATGCCATACTGGGGAACCACGATATCCGCCACAGACATTCACAAACAGAAATTACCGCCGCCCTCAATAATATTGGGATTCACGTTCTTTGGAACCAAATCGCTTATCCGCTGGGAAAAGAATTACCAATAGTAGGATTAGCAGATCAATGTTCACAAGAATTCAATCCTACGTCAGTTATGAGCCAGCTAGACCCCGCTACTCCCCGAATTGTTTTATCCCACAACCCTGATACAGCAGAGATATTACAAGCATGGCGAGTAGATTTACAATTATCTGGTCATACTCATGGTGGTCAAATCGTGATTCCAGGGATTGGCCCTGTAGCACTCTATTACAAAAAAATAGTACGAAGAATTCCTACAAAAATACGCCGTCGAATTCCAGGTTTGCGGCGTGATTACTCTGTATTGCGTCATTGGGAATGGTCACAGGGTTTACATCGGGTAGGAGATAATCAGTTATACGTCAATCGTGGCTTAGGAACTTATGAACCAGGACGTTTATTCTGTCCGCCAGAAGTTACTATCCTAACGCTACAAAGCGCATAA
- a CDS encoding DUF262 domain-containing protein: MSTTKIQATEYPIHKVFSDDFVFSIPLYQRPYAWTTEQAGELLEDLITALGDSDEKIDEINPYFLGSIVLIKRDKPDAQVVDGQQRLTTITVLLTTLRALVSQPHKHILTKYLYQEDDFDPDHNVYRLNLRERDAKFFQEYIQDKDGIDKLKKLPNAKLSDSQKNLKDNALFFLQRLQASSEFYLLHLTQFIIKRCFLVVVSTPDIDSAYRIFSVMNNRGMDLSHADIFKAEIIGKIPSEKRQEKYSKKWEEIEEKLGRDIFKSLFSHIRMIHGKSKPSESILKEFMKDVKPCPTDYPEEFIDKTLIPLADAFFDIANQAYYSDNIALKDKIYELFRWLYNYIDNSDWIPPAILYLSKNYYYPDLLLRFFSDLDRLASCLMIQRFNINERIERYSKLLKAIENEEDLYTPNSPLQLQPKEQSNIVKILNDHLYLIRKIRLYVLLRLDAALSEGKAAYHFSNITVEHVLPQNPPAKSEWITWFPSPEERENYTHRLGNLVLLSRSKNSQAGNYDFKRKKEEYFTSKTGVANFALTTQVLREEKWTPEIIEKRQKQLIDKLKEVWRLQD; this comes from the coding sequence ATGAGTACAACTAAAATTCAAGCTACTGAATATCCTATTCATAAAGTATTTAGCGACGATTTTGTCTTTAGTATTCCTCTATATCAGCGTCCTTATGCTTGGACAACTGAGCAAGCTGGAGAACTACTCGAAGATTTGATTACTGCTTTAGGAGACAGTGACGAGAAAATTGATGAAATAAACCCTTATTTCTTAGGAAGTATTGTACTCATAAAAAGAGATAAACCAGATGCCCAAGTTGTGGATGGTCAACAGCGTTTAACCACAATCACTGTTCTTCTAACTACTTTACGGGCATTAGTTTCTCAACCACACAAACATATATTAACCAAATATTTATATCAAGAAGATGATTTTGACCCTGATCATAATGTCTATCGTTTAAATTTGCGTGAGCGAGATGCAAAGTTTTTTCAGGAATATATTCAGGATAAAGATGGTATTGATAAACTGAAAAAATTACCTAATGCGAAACTATCCGATAGCCAGAAAAATCTCAAAGATAACGCATTATTCTTTTTGCAGCGCTTACAAGCTTCTAGTGAATTCTATCTGCTTCACTTGACTCAATTCATAATTAAAAGATGTTTTTTAGTAGTTGTCTCCACTCCTGATATTGATTCTGCATATCGAATATTTTCTGTGATGAATAATCGAGGTATGGATTTATCTCATGCAGATATTTTCAAGGCAGAAATTATCGGTAAAATCCCCTCTGAAAAGCGGCAGGAAAAATACAGTAAAAAATGGGAAGAAATAGAAGAGAAACTAGGTCGAGATATATTTAAGAGCCTATTCTCACACATCAGAATGATTCATGGTAAATCCAAGCCTAGTGAAAGCATACTCAAGGAGTTCATGAAAGATGTTAAACCTTGTCCTACTGATTACCCTGAAGAGTTTATTGATAAAACTCTAATTCCATTAGCTGATGCTTTTTTTGATATTGCTAATCAAGCATATTATAGTGATAATATCGCATTAAAAGATAAAATTTATGAATTATTTAGGTGGCTATACAATTATATTGATAATTCCGACTGGATACCTCCAGCTATTTTATATCTATCAAAAAACTACTATTATCCTGACTTATTACTGCGTTTTTTCTCCGATCTAGATCGCCTTGCTTCATGTCTAATGATTCAAAGATTTAATATCAATGAACGCATTGAACGTTACAGCAAATTACTAAAGGCTATTGAGAATGAAGAAGACTTGTACACACCTAATTCACCACTGCAACTACAGCCTAAAGAGCAAAGCAATATCGTTAAAATATTGAATGATCACCTTTATTTAATTAGAAAAATTAGGCTTTATGTTCTACTACGTTTAGACGCTGCACTCTCTGAGGGGAAAGCTGCCTATCACTTCTCTAATATTACTGTTGAGCATGTGTTACCCCAAAATCCACCTGCTAAGAGTGAATGGATAACTTGGTTTCCCAGCCCAGAAGAACGTGAGAACTATACCCATCGCTTAGGAAATCTGGTTTTGCTTTCTCGGAGTAAAAACAGTCAGGCAGGAAATTACGATTTTAAACGGAAGAAAGAAGAGTATTTCACCAGTAAAACAGGTGTGGCAAATTTTGCGCTAACTACACAAGTTTTGAGGGAAGAGAAATGGACACCTGAAATCATTGAAAAGCGCCAAAAACAGCTAATTGATAAGCTTAAGGAAGTCTGGCGGTTACAGGATTAG
- a CDS encoding Uma2 family endonuclease: MSTDITKETISQNVESWDWENPPMPPTDLIFDDGEPLESNRHRIAMNALIRSLQQAWADRNDFFTGGNMFVYYNSAQVRNKDFRGPDFFVVLDVDGNNSRQGWVVWDEGGRYPDVIVELMSPTTAKVDTTTKKDIYERVFRTRDYFVFNPFEPNSLQGWRLDVNLRYQRIAPNGQGWLWCETLGLWLGTWEGTIDRETAVWLRFYNRAGTLVLLPEEAAITEVEQERQKAEQERQKAERLTAQLRALGIEPDV, from the coding sequence ATGTCAACTGACATCACAAAAGAGACAATCTCCCAGAACGTAGAATCGTGGGACTGGGAAAACCCCCCTATGCCTCCCACTGACTTGATTTTTGATGATGGTGAACCTTTGGAGAGTAATCGTCACCGCATTGCGATGAATGCCCTAATTCGTTCGTTACAACAAGCTTGGGCTGACCGTAACGACTTCTTTACGGGTGGTAATATGTTTGTCTACTACAACAGCGCCCAAGTTCGGAATAAAGACTTCCGTGGGCCTGATTTTTTTGTAGTGTTGGATGTTGATGGCAATAACTCTAGACAAGGTTGGGTAGTGTGGGATGAAGGTGGGCGTTACCCGGATGTGATTGTAGAGTTAATGTCACCAACGACTGCTAAAGTTGACACGACAACCAAAAAGGATATTTATGAAAGGGTTTTCCGAACACGGGACTACTTTGTTTTTAACCCTTTTGAACCTAATTCCCTTCAAGGATGGCGGTTAGATGTTAACCTGCGTTATCAACGCATAGCACCAAATGGACAAGGGTGGCTGTGGTGTGAAACTTTGGGCTTGTGGTTGGGAACATGGGAAGGAACAATAGACAGAGAGACAGCAGTTTGGTTGCGGTTTTATAATCGCGCTGGAACTCTGGTTTTGTTACCAGAAGAAGCAGCTATCACTGAAGTGGAACAGGAACGTCAAAAAGCTGAACAGGAACGTCAAAAAGCTGAAAGATTGACAGCACAGTTACGAGCATTAGGGATAGAGCCGGATGTGTGA
- a CDS encoding MFS transporter, with product MVNSFSSRPEILWRQVWGLATLLAAIIFSWMAYGLFQPKILQKLEFSELAGSLGIIQGLLSIVIEPVVGGLSDRIQHYLGNRLPLISVGVTLAGLIFVAVSLLVEQNLQGAVRWVVPVLMTAWVVAMIIFRGPAIALLMQFAPVTELPQANAILVFVFGLVGAIGPILDILLNKIGASMTFLLGAIALIMGAYILRSSTPNHSFNPSTINQDIPATTPPILLILIFCVGFGAGLEVNLLMSIFPLELQTQLPSIKLEFITSGIFLVSAIASIPLGEWTAQLGANKAITLGLGTMTGLMGLALLNDNDILVVAFILAFGISFSLVFVSMIPFALSKVPPNQAGLSTGLYFGGSAGATALVPILIKQVGMTSMGAFLLAEVAFFAIAGCIMMSKKIQLA from the coding sequence ATGGTTAACTCTTTCAGTTCCCGCCCTGAGATTTTATGGCGACAAGTTTGGGGATTAGCTACGTTGCTGGCAGCTATTATCTTTAGTTGGATGGCATACGGGCTGTTTCAACCAAAAATTTTACAAAAGCTGGAATTTTCCGAACTAGCAGGTAGTTTAGGGATAATTCAAGGATTACTCTCAATTGTGATAGAACCAGTTGTGGGAGGGCTTTCCGATCGCATCCAGCACTACTTAGGAAATCGCTTACCTTTGATCAGTGTTGGGGTAACGTTAGCAGGTTTGATTTTTGTTGCTGTCTCGCTGTTAGTCGAACAAAATTTACAAGGCGCTGTGCGTTGGGTAGTACCTGTTTTGATGACTGCTTGGGTAGTGGCAATGATTATCTTTCGTGGCCCGGCGATCGCATTATTAATGCAGTTTGCGCCTGTGACAGAATTACCCCAAGCGAATGCTATCCTGGTGTTTGTGTTTGGGTTAGTTGGCGCTATTGGCCCAATATTAGATATCTTGCTCAACAAAATTGGTGCATCGATGACTTTTCTTCTGGGAGCGATCGCCTTGATTATGGGAGCATATATTTTGCGCTCATCAACTCCCAATCACTCCTTTAATCCCTCTACTATCAATCAAGATATCCCCGCAACTACTCCTCCTATATTGTTAATTTTGATTTTTTGTGTCGGCTTTGGTGCGGGATTGGAAGTGAATCTACTAATGTCAATATTCCCTTTAGAATTACAAACTCAACTCCCCAGTATTAAACTAGAATTTATTACCTCTGGCATATTTTTAGTCTCAGCGATCGCTTCAATTCCTCTAGGAGAATGGACTGCTCAACTTGGTGCTAATAAGGCAATTACACTTGGCTTAGGAACAATGACAGGCTTGATGGGGCTAGCATTATTAAATGACAATGACATCCTCGTAGTCGCATTCATACTTGCTTTTGGTATTAGTTTTAGTTTAGTTTTTGTCAGTATGATTCCTTTCGCTTTGAGTAAGGTTCCCCCCAATCAAGCAGGCTTAAGTACTGGATTATATTTTGGTGGTAGTGCCGGCGCAACTGCTCTAGTGCCAATTTTAATCAAACAAGTAGGGATGACTTCTATGGGAGCATTTTTATTAGCAGAAGTGGCTTTTTTTGCGATAGCTGGATGTATTATGATGAGCAAGAAAATTCAACTCGCCTAA
- a CDS encoding GMC family oxidoreductase produces the protein MYDYAIVGAGSAGCVLANRLTADAKTTVLLLEAGRTDNKAEIHIPAGFPKLFKTEYDWAYYTEKQPDLNNRELYWPRGKVLGGSSSINAMIYIRGNCYDYDHWHDLGNVGWSAKEVLSYFKKAENQERGADTYHGSGGLLNVADLRYINPLSQAFVTAGLEADLPQNHDFNATTQEGVGFYQVTQKNGQRHSAAVAYLKPILQRQNLTIKTNAQVTRILFSGRQAVGLTYIQNGSIYEVKIAKEVILSGGAINSPQLLMLSGIGPGDRLQSLGIPVLVNLPGVGQNLQDHLMASVIYKSKKPISLANAERPTNFLKYYLFKNGALTTNVAEAGGFVKTKPDLKTSDLQFHFSPVSYLNHGFTRPKWHGFTLAPTLIHPLSKGSITLRSNNPLEAPVIQPNYLANEADLQVLLAGVKLSRELMKMAAFDTYRGEEVLPGLQIQTEAEICNFIRNTAETLYHPVGTCKMGNDLLSVVNSQLQVYGVQGLRVVDASIMPSIVSGNTNAPTMMIAEKAADMIANNC, from the coding sequence ATGTATGACTATGCGATCGTGGGTGCTGGTTCAGCAGGTTGTGTATTGGCTAACCGCCTGACAGCAGACGCAAAAACTACTGTGCTTTTGCTAGAAGCAGGGCGAACCGATAACAAGGCAGAAATTCATATCCCTGCTGGTTTCCCTAAACTGTTTAAAACTGAGTATGACTGGGCTTACTATACAGAAAAACAGCCTGACTTAAATAATCGGGAACTTTATTGGCCTCGCGGAAAAGTCTTAGGCGGAAGTAGCTCGATTAACGCCATGATTTATATTCGCGGTAACTGCTATGACTATGACCATTGGCACGATTTAGGTAATGTAGGATGGAGTGCTAAAGAGGTACTTTCCTACTTCAAAAAAGCCGAAAATCAAGAGCGAGGCGCTGATACATATCATGGTAGCGGTGGACTTCTCAATGTTGCCGATCTCCGCTACATTAATCCTCTATCCCAGGCTTTTGTCACTGCAGGTTTAGAAGCAGATTTACCACAAAATCACGATTTTAATGCTACTACACAAGAAGGAGTCGGATTTTATCAAGTAACTCAAAAAAATGGTCAGCGTCACAGTGCGGCTGTTGCATATTTAAAGCCGATTCTTCAACGTCAAAATTTGACTATTAAAACTAATGCTCAAGTAACTCGCATATTATTTTCAGGTAGACAAGCTGTTGGCTTAACTTATATTCAAAACGGTTCAATCTATGAAGTGAAAATTGCCAAAGAGGTAATTTTAAGTGGTGGTGCGATCAATTCTCCTCAACTATTAATGCTTTCGGGAATTGGGCCAGGCGATCGCCTCCAATCTTTGGGTATCCCAGTGTTAGTAAATCTGCCTGGTGTTGGACAAAATTTACAAGACCATTTAATGGCGTCTGTAATCTATAAATCTAAAAAACCAATATCTCTAGCTAATGCAGAGCGACCTACCAATTTTCTCAAATATTATTTATTTAAAAATGGTGCATTAACAACAAACGTAGCAGAAGCTGGCGGTTTTGTCAAAACTAAGCCCGACTTAAAAACTAGTGACCTACAATTTCATTTTTCTCCCGTCTCCTACTTAAATCACGGTTTCACACGACCCAAATGGCATGGCTTTACTTTAGCGCCAACTTTGATACATCCACTAAGCAAAGGTAGTATTACTTTACGCTCTAATAATCCCCTAGAAGCACCAGTTATTCAGCCGAACTATCTAGCTAATGAAGCAGATTTACAAGTTTTATTAGCAGGTGTAAAACTGTCTCGCGAACTCATGAAGATGGCAGCATTTGATACTTATAGAGGTGAGGAAGTATTGCCTGGTTTACAAATACAAACAGAAGCCGAAATATGCAATTTCATTCGCAATACAGCAGAAACCTTATATCATCCGGTTGGCACTTGTAAAATGGGGAATGATTTACTATCAGTCGTCAACTCCCAACTTCAAGTTTATGGAGTCCAAGGGTTGCGAGTAGTAGACGCTTCTATCATGCCCTCTATCGTTAGTGGTAATACCAATGCCCCAACGATGATGATTGCTGAAAAAGCTGCTGACATGATTGCTAATAATTGCTAA
- a CDS encoding GNAT family N-acetyltransferase, producing the protein MQFKPLFAGQLVRLAAPKPEDSEYFAKWSENDEYLRIADNDPARPLTPEAWAEFEATVLSSPNSFNFHLRTLADDTLIGGVGLFGIQWMHQVGSLGIAIGDPAYWGKGYGTDALKIILGYAFRELNLYRVGSTTISYNIRSMKAHEKVGFRQEGIQRSFIQREGQRFDVIHYGILRPEWQALQPL; encoded by the coding sequence ATGCAATTCAAACCACTTTTTGCGGGTCAATTAGTTCGCCTTGCTGCACCTAAACCAGAAGACAGCGAATATTTCGCCAAATGGTCTGAAAACGACGAGTACCTGAGAATTGCGGATAACGACCCGGCACGTCCCTTGACTCCAGAGGCTTGGGCAGAATTTGAAGCAACTGTTCTGAGTTCACCAAACAGCTTCAATTTCCATCTACGAACCTTGGCAGATGATACCTTAATTGGCGGTGTTGGTTTGTTTGGTATTCAGTGGATGCACCAAGTTGGATCATTGGGTATCGCCATTGGAGATCCAGCATACTGGGGCAAAGGCTATGGTACAGATGCTCTAAAAATTATTCTGGGATACGCTTTTCGGGAATTAAACCTCTATCGGGTAGGGTCAACAACGATTAGCTATAACATCCGTTCCATGAAAGCCCATGAAAAAGTGGGGTTTCGCCAAGAAGGAATCCAACGCAGCTTTATTCAGCGAGAGGGACAGCGATTTGATGTCATTCATTATGGTATTCTGCGCCCAGAATGGCAGGCACTCCAACCGCTATAA